One window from the genome of archaeon BMS3Bbin15 encodes:
- the engB gene encoding putative GTP-binding protein EngB → MDKDKIVIVGRSNVGKSSLIRALTGTRVKVGKRPGVTLASRFIPYKAGYTLVDLPGFGFMKGVDKNYQEKVKDFIVEYLEKNEDIALGIEIVNIVAFEDIAARWEKRESIPFEIELFDFLTEVGLQPIIAANKIDKIRSKDRKAVLDNLCRRLGLGEDWEEHRDTIMPTSAKKGTGIEDLKRLISRRIGLTQH, encoded by the coding sequence ATGGATAAAGATAAAATTGTAATTGTAGGAAGGAGTAATGTGGGAAAGTCCTCTCTTATAAGAGCTTTAACAGGAACCAGAGTAAAAGTTGGTAAGAGACCAGGAGTTACACTTGCTTCCAGATTCATACCCTACAAAGCAGGCTACACCCTTGTGGACCTGCCTGGCTTTGGCTTCATGAAAGGAGTGGATAAAAACTATCAGGAAAAGGTTAAAGATTTTATAGTTGAATATCTTGAAAAAAACGAAGATATAGCCCTTGGTATTGAAATCGTAAACATAGTGGCTTTTGAAGATATAGCAGCAAGATGGGAAAAAAGAGAGAGTATCCCTTTTGAAATAGAGCTTTTCGACTTTCTAACTGAAGTTGGACTGCAACCGATCATAGCTGCCAACAAGATTGACAAGATTCGTTCAAAAGACCGAAAAGCGGTTCTTGACAATCTGTGCAGAAGGCTTGGTCTGGGTGAAGACTGGGAGGAACATAGAGATACAATCATGCCGACCTCGGCAAAGAAAGGGACAGGTATTGAAGATTTGAAGAGATTGATATCCAGGAGGATAGGACTCACTCAACATTAA
- a CDS encoding tRNA-splicing endonuclease subunit alpha: MKSFKCVFRDGKVIVKDSKSISALIQKGYGTKDDKILELSLVEGLYLMEKDKIQLEFKGKLINFSEFIDNLSEGEFLQYKVYKDLRERGYTVKTGFKFGAHFRIYERGAFSKGEHSIELVHVLNENSSFDMHEVAGAVRLAQSVKKTLILAVVDNEGDITYYRIERITP; encoded by the coding sequence ATGAAATCTTTTAAATGTGTATTCAGAGATGGTAAGGTTATAGTTAAGGATAGTAAATCTATCTCTGCATTAATTCAGAAGGGCTATGGAACTAAAGATGATAAAATCCTTGAGCTCTCTCTTGTAGAAGGGTTATACCTTATGGAAAAGGATAAAATCCAGTTAGAGTTCAAAGGTAAACTTATTAACTTTTCTGAATTTATTGATAATTTAAGTGAAGGTGAGTTTCTCCAGTATAAGGTTTACAAGGATTTAAGAGAGAGGGGTTATACTGTTAAAACAGGTTTCAAATTTGGTGCTCACTTCAGAATATATGAGAGGGGTGCTTTTTCTAAGGGTGAGCATTCAATAGAGCTTGTTCATGTACTCAATGAAAATTCAAGCTTTGATATGCATGAGGTGGCAGGGGCTGTGAGGCTTGCCCAGAGTGTTAAGAAAACTCTAATACTGGCTGTTGTGGACAATGAGGGTGATATTACATACTACAGAATAGAAAGGATAACCCCCTGA
- a CDS encoding PRC-barrel domain protein translates to MLIRILGGLDVVVGIISLIVLLNFYSSVTTFFLFLPSLVLIANGIVLIAVSYYVGGPSVKTPVVLRERENIFVEDMKEQAGYSFKGTETSEVRHEYIGMEVYDRWGNYYGRVTDVVLDNYGGLIEFYTVRGKNKSKFRANEIEKVDDVILLGIG, encoded by the coding sequence ATGCTTATTCGAATTTTGGGTGGGTTGGATGTTGTTGTGGGGATAATATCTTTAATAGTTCTACTAAATTTTTATTCCTCTGTCACAACATTTTTCCTTTTCCTGCCGAGTCTGGTTCTTATAGCTAATGGTATCGTTCTGATTGCTGTCAGCTATTATGTTGGGGGGCCTTCAGTTAAAACTCCTGTGGTGCTACGGGAAAGGGAAAATATTTTTGTTGAGGATATGAAGGAGCAGGCAGGTTATTCCTTTAAGGGCACTGAAACTTCAGAGGTAAGGCACGAGTATATTGGAATGGAAGTTTACGACAGGTGGGGGAACTACTACGGCAGGGTTACAGACGTGGTTCTTGACAATTATGGAGGACTTATAGAATTTTATACAGTAAGAGGGAAAAATAAGAGCAAATTCAGGGCAAATGAGATTGAAAAAGTGGATGATGTTATTCTTCTGGGAATAGGATAA
- the hemH gene encoding ferrochelatase, with translation MKGVLFLYMGAPDSPEAIQPFLYNLFSDDAIISMPMNKLMAFVISRLRARKVKRRYELIGGASPLLKITSEQAEALEKRLGVPVYVGMRYWKPFINEALDRVLKAGIDKLVVLPLYPQYSSTTTGSAFSELSLAQRNRKQKLVITKIKSWQRNELFIEALAEKTEAALNNFEAEIIFSAHSLPVSIIEKGDPYQKQVKETVEALESRLGVKGTIAYQSSGPGRWLKPEIKEVITSMASEGKKKVLVAPVSFVSDHIETLYDIDIAMKKYAGKLGIELRRTEALNTSESFIRALEKIVRDSL, from the coding sequence ATGAAGGGTGTGCTTTTTCTTTATATGGGAGCACCAGATTCTCCCGAAGCTATACAGCCTTTTCTATATAACCTTTTCAGTGACGATGCTATTATATCAATGCCTATGAATAAGCTTATGGCTTTTGTAATTTCCCGTCTCAGAGCAAGAAAGGTTAAAAGGAGGTATGAGCTTATTGGCGGTGCGTCCCCTCTTCTTAAAATTACATCTGAGCAGGCAGAGGCACTGGAGAAAAGGCTGGGCGTTCCCGTGTATGTTGGGATGCGCTACTGGAAGCCTTTTATCAATGAGGCACTTGACCGTGTTTTAAAAGCCGGGATTGACAAGCTTGTTGTTTTACCTCTATATCCTCAGTATTCCAGTACCACAACTGGTTCAGCTTTCAGTGAGCTTTCTTTGGCGCAGAGGAATAGGAAGCAGAAGCTTGTGATTACAAAAATAAAGAGCTGGCAAAGAAATGAGCTGTTTATTGAGGCTCTTGCAGAAAAGACTGAGGCTGCTTTAAATAATTTTGAGGCTGAGATTATATTTTCTGCTCATTCTCTTCCTGTGTCTATAATAGAGAAGGGTGACCCATATCAGAAACAGGTTAAAGAGACAGTGGAGGCTCTGGAGAGCAGGCTGGGAGTTAAGGGTACTATTGCCTATCAGAGTTCTGGTCCTGGAAGGTGGCTCAAACCTGAGATTAAGGAGGTTATTACCAGTATGGCTTCTGAAGGAAAGAAAAAAGTACTTGTTGCACCTGTAAGCTTTGTATCAGACCATATTGAAACTCTTTATGATATAGATATAGCTATGAAAAAATATGCTGGAAAGCTTGGAATTGAATTGAGAAGGACTGAGGCTCTGAACACTTCAGAAAGTTTTATACGTGCTCTTGAAAAGATAGTAAGGGATTCATTATGA